GCGATGGCTGATATCAGTACCGACAATTTCAATCTGCCAATCCTTGAATTCCGGTTTATCGAATATCAACATTGCAATTGTATAAGGCTCTTCACCGGTTGAACATCCGGCACTCCAGATGCGGATTTTTTTCTCTTCGTTGTTCGCTTCCTTGCGTATCTTCAATTCCGGCAGAATTTCATCGGTAAATGTTTTGAGCTGAAAATCTTCACGAAAAAAATAGGTCTCATTGGTAGTGATGATATTGATGACTTCGTTGAGCTCCTGATCTTTCACCTTATTGTAACGCAACAGGTAGTAGTAATCCTTGAAATTGGAGAGGCGATGATATTGCAGGCGCTTGCCGATACGTCTCTCAAGCAGGAACTTGGATCCTTCATCAAAGAAAATTCCACAATGCTGATAGATGAAATCCCGCAACAGGCGGAACTCCTCATCATTCATTTCTATTTCCGGACCTGAAAACAACATCTCGTGGTTATTCAATCCCCTGTTTCAAGCCAGAAAGAAGATATTGCAATTCCTGACGAACGATGTCGTTATCTTCATTCTGCATCATAATTTCCAACCTGTTGCAGCAAGCAGGACCTTCTATTTCCGCCAGTACCCGCGCCGCTTCGAGTCGTATTTCCTGATGTGAGTGATTCAGTAATTTCTCTTCAACACCCCTGATCCAGTCTCTGCTTCCCGAATACTGAAGGAACTTCAGTGCTGCACTGACCACTTCATCATCATTATGTTCGAGGGCACGCAATAAATAATCCTGAAAATCACACAGGCCGAGGGTATCCAGGGTCTCCAGGACAGCAATACTGACCATACCGACCGGATCCATCAACACCGGAGCAATCATCGGCGCGGCATCGGCACCACAGAGTCGACCGAGTGAACGGACTGCCGCCGACCTGACCCACATATCTTCATCCTGAAGAGCCAGACAGAGCGGATCGACGACCTCATGATCGCCGGTCAGTCCGAGGGTCTCGGCTGCAAGGGCCCGTACTTCATTTTCTTCATCGGTCAGGGCTAGCATCAGGGCGGGAAGATGCCCGGCACCTGTTTTCCCTTCGATTGACCTGATCGCCGCACTCCGCACCTGAGCTGATTCATCCTTGATGGCAAAGGCAAGATGTTCCTCGATCTCATCTCCGTCGAGGCGCCCAAGAACCGTAACGGCATACATTCTGATTTGTGGATCACTATGCTCGAGTAGCGGGCTCACACTTTTTACCGTTTGCTCCCGATAACGCTCGCCAAAAAGCGAAAGGGCCTGAAGTGCCGTTTCACAGATCTCCTCGACATCGTCGCCGAGGGCTTCAATCAATACAGGGAGCGCCTTTTCATTACTGACCTTGCCAAGCGACTGGATTACAACCTGCCGCATTTCAGGATCAGGGTCCTTGCTGACCGACAACAACAGATCTACCGCCGAGGTTGCCCCGACTTCGCCATACAGATATGCCAGATAGGCCTTGGCCCGACCTTCGACTCCACCCCAGGCACCGAGAAGTGCCGCCGTATCCATCCGGCCAAGAGCGACAAGGGCGCTGACGGCATCCTCACGGAGATCAGGATCATCGATTAACCCGAGCAAACTCGACACACTGTCCTTGTTGCCGATACAGGAAAGCAGAGATATCGCGGCCTTCTGAATCGACGGCCCACCATCTACGAG
The Desulfuromonas sp. genome window above contains:
- a CDS encoding chemotaxis protein CheR produces the protein MLFSGPEIEMNDEEFRLLRDFIYQHCGIFFDEGSKFLLERRIGKRLQYHRLSNFKDYYYLLRYNKVKDQELNEVINIITTNETYFFREDFQLKTFTDEILPELKIRKEANNEEKKIRIWSAGCSTGEEPYTIAMLIFDKPEFKDWQIEIVGTDISHRVLQVARKGVYGDASFRSTDEAIKKRFFTPVDDKFRINDEIKNLVSISHLNLFDAPRVSLLGKMDVIFCRNVIIYFDVAAKKKVIESFFQRLRPEGFLLLGHSESLMNITSAFALRHFINDMVYQRPAPQSFMVQP